A window of the Verrucomicrobiia bacterium genome harbors these coding sequences:
- a CDS encoding ROK family transcriptional regulator yields MIVVPSRMGRLNKRAVLVHLRRMGTASRADLAKALGLSQPTAGKIVDELIEMGVFEEVPVEVEPKAGNNARSKAGRPARMLRLSQSKARFLAIQLGIQKTTFALPSVGSCGEDAWIAEIETPGSEADLSRRLRETADNLPAKKFWGVIVSVPGVVDERTSKVIFSPNLHWTAAADLPSLIRQVWKAPVILVQEEHALALGHQSADSAEGDDFLLADFGDGVGGAVVIGGKLHSHPLPISGELGHTPVLGNSRRCGCGATGCLETLVSTRGLLQSFAAAKPKATRSWQSLTASVAENGVEPWLAPALDATAVVVAGALNVLGLRHVVITGTISEMAAPVVDYLSAAISRGALWARFGDVKVEPASRRRVAGLVAAGLDRLIMPMPEGRDHMAPVTANTTHS; encoded by the coding sequence ATGATCGTCGTGCCATCACGCATGGGGCGGTTGAACAAGAGGGCTGTCCTCGTTCATCTGCGTCGCATGGGCACGGCTTCCAGGGCCGATCTCGCCAAGGCGCTGGGCCTCAGCCAGCCAACCGCAGGCAAGATCGTGGATGAATTGATTGAGATGGGCGTGTTTGAGGAAGTTCCGGTTGAAGTCGAACCGAAGGCCGGGAACAACGCGCGCTCCAAGGCAGGACGACCCGCCCGCATGCTGCGACTCAGCCAATCAAAAGCCCGATTCCTTGCCATTCAACTCGGCATTCAAAAGACCACATTCGCCCTGCCCTCCGTGGGATCCTGCGGCGAAGATGCCTGGATCGCAGAGATCGAAACGCCCGGATCAGAAGCGGATCTGTCGCGGCGACTGCGTGAGACGGCAGATAACCTTCCGGCGAAGAAATTCTGGGGCGTGATTGTCAGCGTTCCTGGCGTCGTGGATGAACGGACCAGCAAAGTCATCTTTTCCCCGAATCTTCATTGGACCGCGGCCGCCGATCTCCCATCCCTCATTCGCCAGGTTTGGAAGGCACCCGTCATTCTCGTCCAGGAGGAGCACGCATTGGCGCTCGGGCACCAATCGGCGGACTCCGCCGAAGGCGACGATTTTCTGCTCGCAGATTTTGGGGACGGCGTGGGTGGCGCCGTCGTGATTGGCGGCAAATTGCATTCGCACCCGCTCCCCATCAGCGGTGAACTCGGCCACACACCCGTGCTCGGCAATTCACGCCGATGCGGCTGCGGCGCGACGGGTTGCCTCGAGACGCTGGTTTCAACACGCGGGCTGCTGCAGAGTTTCGCGGCGGCCAAACCGAAGGCCACTCGTTCATGGCAAAGCCTCACGGCTTCCGTTGCGGAAAACGGCGTCGAACCGTGGCTCGCCCCAGCCCTTGATGCCACCGCAGTCGTCGTGGCGGGCGCCCTCAATGTCCTGGGACTGCGTCACGTGGTGATTACCGGCACCATCAGCGAGATGGCGGCGCCTGTCGTGGACTACCTTTCCGCTGCCATTTCCCGAGGCGCGCTTTGGGCGCGTTTCGGGGACGTCAAAGTCGAACCCGCTTCGCGTCGCCGTGTCGCGGGGCTGGTCGCCGCG
- a CDS encoding VPDSG-CTERM sorting domain-containing protein yields the protein MLDTEGGLTIGLAAHQRLVGPNLVNDGNGTYFANPGESAPGVSTWNFAWYINNPIGIAGGPGLAAYNFRLTAGSDALGYGTFNPLLFPDNAPLLSVTTAGNSQNLGFGWVTLIGLGAFDPNADDTYAFTLEAFSLTDTLFTSPVASATINVQVGSGASSVPDAGSTSMLLSIALAGFAAVRRFVA from the coding sequence ATGTTGGATACTGAGGGCGGCCTGACAATCGGGCTTGCCGCGCACCAGCGCCTGGTCGGCCCCAACTTGGTGAATGATGGAAACGGAACGTATTTCGCGAACCCAGGCGAGAGCGCACCTGGAGTTTCAACTTGGAACTTCGCGTGGTACATCAACAATCCGATCGGCATCGCGGGCGGCCCCGGACTCGCCGCTTATAACTTTCGTTTGACGGCCGGTTCTGATGCTCTGGGCTACGGAACCTTCAATCCGCTGTTGTTCCCCGACAACGCGCCTTTGCTGTCGGTGACCACTGCAGGCAATTCGCAGAATCTTGGATTCGGCTGGGTTACTCTCATTGGCCTGGGTGCATTTGACCCAAATGCAGACGACACCTATGCATTTACGCTCGAAGCCTTCTCTCTGACCGACACTTTGTTCACCTCGCCGGTCGCGAGCGCAACAATCAATGTCCAGGTCGGCAGTGGCGCCTCGTCGGTTCCGGACGCAGGTTCCACTTCGATGCTGCTGAGCATCGCACTCGCCGGCTTTGCCGCAGTGCGCCGCTTTGTGGCGTAA